Proteins encoded in a region of the Raphanus sativus cultivar WK10039 chromosome 8, ASM80110v3, whole genome shotgun sequence genome:
- the LOC108819356 gene encoding methionine aminopeptidase 1B, chloroplastic encodes MASTVFLSSFSPSSSSLQLRSSFNGEHVSSSRSFAPFTSSSPSLLSGQKNSYPPRKLHVSAKKVSGLEEAIRIRRMRELEKTSKVRRNPPLRRGRVSPRLLVPDHIPRPPYVESGVLPDISPEFQFPGPEGITKMRAACELAARVLTFAGTLVKPSVTTNEIDKAVHDMIVEAGAYPSPLGYGGFPKSVCTSVNECMCHGIPDSRQLQNGDIINIDVTVYLDGYHGDTSRTFFCGEVNEGFKRLVQITEECLERGIAVCKDGASFKKIGKRISEHAEKYGYNVVERFVGHGVGPVFHSEPLIYHYRNDEPGQMVEGQTFTIEPILTIGTTECVTWPDNWTTLTADGGVAAQCEHTILITRTGSEILTKC; translated from the exons ATGGCGTCTACGGTTTTTCTATCCAGTTTCTCGCCATCGTCGTCCTCGTTGCAACTCCGTTCTTCTTTCAACGGCGAGCATGTATCGTCTTCCAGGAGCTTCGCTCCGTTCACTTCCTCTTCTCCATCACTGCTCTCCG GTCAGAAGAACTCGTATCCTCCGAGAAAACTTCACGTTTCTGCTAAGAAAGTCTCTGGATTAGAAGAAGCCATTAGAATCAGAAG GATGAGAGAGCTGGAGAAAACTTCAAAAGTTAGGAGAAATCCACCTTTACGACGTGGAAGAGTATCACCTCGTCTTCTTGTCCCTGACCACATACCAAGGCCTCCTTACGTTGAGTCTGGCGTGTTACCCGATATATCTCCCGAGTTCCAGTTTCCTGGTCCCGAAGGCATTACGAAGATGAGAGCTGCTTGCGAGCTCGCTGCTCGGGTTCTAACCTTTGCAGGAACTTTGGTTAAA CCATCTGTGACGACTAATGAGATAGACAAAGCGGTGCACGATATGATCGTCGAAGCTGGTGCTTATCCTTCGCCTCTTGGGTATGGTGGATTCCCTAAAAGTGTGTGCACATCGGTTAACGAGTGTATGTGCCACGGGATACCGGATTCTCGTCAGCTACAG AATGGAGATATAATAAACATCGATGTCACGGTTTACTTGGat GGTTACCATGGAGATACATCAAGAACTTTTTTCTGTGGAGAAGTAAATGAAGGTTTTAAACGACTTGTACAG ATTACGGAGGAATGCTTAGAGAGAGGGATAGCCGTTTGTAAAGATGGAGCAAGCTTCAAGAAAATCGGCAAGAGAATAAG TGAGCATGCCGAAAAGTATGGCTACAACGTGGTGGAGCGCTTTGTTGGGCATGGTGTTGGACCAGTATTTCACTCTGAACCCTTGATTTATCACTACC GAAATGATGAGCCTGGCCAAATGGTTGAGGGACAAACATTCACAATCG AACCGATTCTAACGATTGGAACCACGGAATGTGTAACATGGCCAGACAACTGGACCACTCTAACGGCTGATGGTGGGGTAGCCGCACAGTGTGAGCATACAATTCTGATTACTAGAACTGGTTCTGAGATTCTTACCAAATGCTGA
- the LOC108821369 gene encoding transcription factor HRS1, with protein sequence MIKKLSNMDYKQKRERCGQYIEALEEERRKIQVFQRELPLCLDLVTQAIEACKTELPGTDTDNMYGQSECSEQTTGECRPVLEQFLTTKDSSTSNEEEEFNDEHGNHNPDNDPEDKNMKSDWLKSVQLWNQPDPLLPKEEGTQEKMVDTVVKKDESMKKEPMANCGERRKREVEKDGGRKQRRCWSSQLHRRFLNALQHLGGPHVATPKQIKELMKVDGLTNDEVKSHLQKYRLHTRRPSQTVPNNGISQTQHLVVVEGIWVPQSDYSTGRTTGGATTSGTTTTTTGIYGGMAAPPLPQWPSLSNFRPSCRNMSSYLLSLSAKEKVYSR encoded by the exons ATGATTAAGAAGCTAAGCAACATGGATTACAAGCAGAAACGGGAGAGATGTGGGCAATACATCGAAGCTCTTGAAGAAGAACGCCGCAAGATTCAAGTGTTTCAACGTGAACTTCCTCTTTGCTTAGACCTCGTAACGCAAG cAATCGAGGCATGCAAGACTGAGTTGCCTGGGACGGACACAGATAATATGTACGGACAATCAGAGTGCTCGGAGCAGACGACCGGAGAATGTAGGCCTGTTTTGGAGCAATTTCTAACCACTAAAGACTCATCCACCTccaatgaagaagaagaattcaACGATGAGCACGGAAATCACAATCCAGACAATGATCCTGAGGACAAGAACATGAAATCTGATTGGCTTAAATCTGTTCAGCTATGGAACCAACCCGACCCTCTTCTTCCAAAAGAG GAAGGAACGCAAGAGAAGATGGTGGACACGGTAGTGAAGAAAGATGAAAGTATGAAGAAAGAACCGATGGCTAACTGTGGCGAAAGAAGGAAGAGAGAGGTGGAGAAAGATGGAGGAAGAAAGCAGAGAAGGTGCTGGTCTTCCCAGTTGCATAGACGCTTCTTAAACGCTCTTCAACACTTAGGTGGACCTCATG TAGCTACGCCAAAGCAAATCAAGGAGTTAATGAAGGTTGATGGATTAACTAATGATGAAGTCAAAAGCCATTTACAG aaatatagACTGCATACAAGAAGGCCAAGTCAAACAGTCCCAAACAACGGAATCTCTCAGACGCAACATCTTGTAGTCGTCGAGGGCATATGGGTTCCACAATCTGACTATTCTACTGGCAGAACCACCGGAGGAGCCACCACTAGtggcaccaccaccaccaccaccgggaTATATGGAGGAATGGCCGCACCACCACTGCCACAGTGGCCGAGCCTTTCCAATTTTAGACCGTCCTGTAGAAATATGTCATCTTATCTTCTAAGTCTCTCAGCAAAGGAGAAGGTTTACTCAAGATAA
- the LOC108820918 gene encoding small polypeptide DEVIL 4-like, with amino-acid sequence MGSSQSMGGSKRRASSRGLGAVLKEQRAKLYIIRRCVVMLLCWND; translated from the coding sequence ATGGGATCAAGTCAAAGCATGGGAGGTTCAAAGAGAAGGGCGTCGAGTAGGGGACTTGGAGCTGTTCTTAAAGAACAAAGAGCTAAGCTTTACATCATTCGAAGATGTGTCGTCATGCTTCTTTGTTGGAACGATTGA
- the LOC108822889 gene encoding allene oxide cyclase 4, chloroplastic yields MIMASSAAAASISIATLRNISRKHQNPLLGLSSSFHNLRISSNGPAFSTRSGSTTYSSTPSFFRTMCSSSSSENSRPTKIQELNVYEFNEGDRNSPAVLKLGKNPQQLCIGDLVPFTNKLYTGDLKKRVGITAGLCVLIQHVPEKKGDRFEASYSFYFGEYGHISVQGPYLTYEDTFLAITGGSGVFEGAYGQVWLRQLVYPTKLFYTFYLKGVVSDLPVELTGKHVEPSKDVKPAAEAQAAQHGATILNFTE; encoded by the exons ATGATCATGGCTTcctctgctgctgctgcatcGATCTCTATTGCAACTCTAAGGAACATCTCTCGCAAACACCAAAATCCTCTTTTGGGTTTGTCCAGTTCCTTCCATAACCTAAGGATCTCATCCAACGGTCCAGCTTTCTCCACACGATCAGGATCCACCACCTACTCATCCACTCCAAGTTTCTTCAGAACCAtgtgcagcagcagcagcagcgagAACTCCAGACCCA CTAAGATCCAAGAACTCAACGTGTACGAGTTCAACGAAGGAGACCGAAACAGCCCCGCGGTTCTAAAACTCGGCAAGAACCCACAGCAGCTTTGCATCGGCGACCTCGTCCCTTTCACGAACAAACTCTACACCGGAGACCTCAAGAAACGCGTCGGTATCACCGCGGGACTCTGCGTTTTGATCCAGCACGTTCCCGAGAAGAAAGGCGACCGCTTCGAAGCTTCTTACAGCTTCTACTTCGGAGAGTACGGTCACATTTCCGTTCAGGGACCTTACCTGACGTACGAGGACACGTTCCTCGCCATCACCGGTGGCTCCGGAGTCTTCGAAGGTGCCTACGGACAGGTCTGGCTTCGTCAGCTTGTGTATCCGACCAAGCTTTTCTACACTTTTTACTTGAAAGGTGTTGTCTCTGATTTGCCTGTGGAGCTCACCGGGAAACATGTTGAGCCGTCGAAGGATGTGAAGCCGGCGGCGGAAGCTCAGGCGGCTCAGCACGGCGCCACTATCCTAAACTTTACCGAGTAA